In Papaver somniferum cultivar HN1 chromosome 1, ASM357369v1, whole genome shotgun sequence, a genomic segment contains:
- the LOC113361710 gene encoding endochitinase A-like, giving the protein MVRLNAVKLVVIIGVLVGFLSESVVGQERSVASYVTPAFFSRIIAQAGTGCEGKNFYKRSTFLAAANSFPKFGHAGLVTRSKREIAAFFAHVTHETAHFCFIREIARGTYCQKGTKYPCVAGRKYYGRGPIQLTWNFNYGACGKSIGVDLLKNPDLVATNAVISFKAALWFWMNNVHSVITSGGGFGRTIRRINGGECGGGNPTAVRNRIKYYKAYCKQLGTTPGPNVSC; this is encoded by the exons ATGGTAAGACTTAACGCAGTCAAACTAGTTGTGATAATTGGGGTTCTGGTTGGGTTCTTGTCTGAATCAGTTGTGGGTCAGGAAAGGTCCGTTGCTAGCTACGTGACACCAGCCTTTTTTAGCCGTATAATTGCTCAGGCTGGTACAGGATGTGAGGGGAAGAATTTTTATAAGCGAAGTACGTTTCTTGCAGCTGCAAATTCGTTTCCTAAGTTCGGTCATGCTGGTCTTGTAACCAGATCAAAACGTGAAATTGCTGCATTCTTTGCTCATGTAACTCATGAAACAGCAC ATTTTTGTTTCATTAGAGAAATAGCTCGAGGAACATATTGTCAAAAAGGCACGAAATATCCGTGTGTTGCGGGGAGAAAATATTATGGCCGAGGGCCAATTCAGCTGACATGGAATTTTAATTATGGAGCGTGTGGCAAGAGCATCGGTGTGGATCTTCTGAAGAACCCAGACCTCGTGGCTACCAATGCCGTCATTTCATTTAAGGCTGCGCTTTGGTTTTGGATGAATAATGTTCATTCAGTTATAACTTCCggtggaggttttggtcgtaccaTCCGTAGAATCAATGGCGGTGAATGCGGTGGTGGAAATCCAACAGCAGTTCGTAACAGGATTAAATATTACAAAGCATACTGCAAGCAGCTGGGTACAACGCCTGGGCCAAATGTTTCTTGCTAG